aataaaaatgcattgtgTTTTGAGTCAGAAACTGCTTTATTGTCAGTTTGTGCAGTtgattttttgttctttttttaataaataaagctTTTTTTCAATGTGTGTCCAGTCGTCTCAGCCAGAGACCATCCGCAGAGGAGCTGGAGCAGAGAAACATCCTCAAACGTAAGTGGTTCAGGCATCATGATCGGAGTCACTGAGCTTCACATTGGCTTCTGTTTCAGCGTTTGATCTCTTTCTCTCGTTCAGCTCGCAACGAGCAGGAGGAGCTGGAGGAGAAGCGGGAACTGAAGAAAAGACTCTCGAGGAAGGTGAGAGGATGAGATTTCCCTAAATCCAGAGGTTTTTGGCTGTTTCTATAGCAACGAGCTATTCTAGGTCGCGGCACAGATTAGATTAGAGTTATGCAACATCTTTAGgtgtttttttctgtgctttcatttcatttcctcTGTGCTTTGTGTGTTCAGCTGAGTCAGAGACCCACCGTAGAGGAGCTCAGAGAGGCCAAAATTCTCATCCGCTTCAGCGATTACGTGGAAGTGGCCGAAGCTCAGGATTACGACCGTCGAGCGGACAAACCCTGGACGAGACTCACCGCTGCCGATAAGGTTCAGCAGCTTCAACTCACGCGATGGTTTAACATTGAAAATTCCAGTgttttacagttaaaaaaagagttttgtGTATAGCACAGCATGTCTGATTCTGGATTTGTCCCTCACAGGCTGCCATACGCAAAGAACTCAATGAGTTCAAAAGCACAGAGATGGAGGTGCACGAGTCGAGTCGACATCTAACcaggtgaacacacacacacacatatacacacacacacacacacacatacacacacacacacacatgcacacctGACATGGATCTCCTACAAATCAAGCCCTCATTAATTAGTAAATAATGAATAGCTGATGAtaacttataataataataataataataataataatataataaaacaggCATTTTTAACACTTCAAGAGTACagtaactttattttatttttattcttttttttgtccatttccAGCCCTCTTATGTTTTTgcaaaatgcacattttaaaaacaaagataCAGAAATAAGCTtctattattttaattactgtATTTATAGTAAACAgtttttgaactttctaataATCACCTTGTATTTTCTTGAGCACAAGACTTAACTGAAGACATAAAAGCCCACATATATTGAAATATGTACACTAAAGCTGTACACTAaacattaaagtttttttattcatcaaggatgcattaaattgttcaaaagtgacaattaaatacatatatattgtTCTATATAAAATTCTATGTcacataaatgctgttcttttgaactttctattcatcaaagaatcctgaaaaataaaatgtgtcacagtttccacacaaatatgactgttttcaacattgataataagcataaatgtttcttgagcagcaaatcatcatatcagaatgatttctgaaggatcatgtgacactgaagactggagtaatgatgctgaaaattcagatttgatcacaggaataaattacactttactatatattcaaatagaaaacagctgatttacattggaaaaatatttcacattttttactgtatttttgatcaaataaatgcagctttggtgagcagaagagacttctttcaaaatataaaaaaatcttaccaaccccaatcaatgttttttttttaaatcatacagAAAAAATTAGCCTCATACATATAATGTTTGGAAATACTAGGTTACTACTTATAAGAGCAAtgctggataaattgagaatcacaatttttttttgtttgtttgtttaaaaaagatcacaattctgaacagacaacaaaacaaaaaataacgcTATTTACTAGAGGCTCTGAAAAAATGTTGATTGCTGCAgtctgtttaaaaaatatttaattaatttgaatcggtttgagtgaatgattcaatgactcactcataaagacttcacttgtttcattactggatgaatcagtgtttttgaacaaatctcttgagtgaatgattcaatgactcgctcataaagacttcacttgtttcattattgaatgaatctgtgtttttgaacaaatctcttgagtgaatgattcaatggctcgctcataaagacttcatttgtatcattactggatgaatcagtgtttttgaacaaatctcttgagtgaatgattcaatgactcgctcataaagacttcacttgtttcattactggatgaatcagcgtttttgaacaaatctcttgagtgaatgattcaatgactcgaTCAAAGACTTCACTCGTTTCATTATTGaatgaatctgtgtttttgaacaaatctcttgagtgaatgattcaatggctcgctcataaagacttcatttgtatcattactggatgaatcagtgtttttgaacaaatctcttgagtgaatgattcaatgacccgctcataaagacttcacttgtttcattattgaatgaatctgtgtttttgaacaaatctcttgagtgaatgattcaatgacccgctcataaagacttcacttgtttcattattgaatgaatctgtgtttttgaacaaatctcttgagtgaatgattcaatgacccgctcataaagacttcacttgtttcattactggatgaatctgtgtttttgaacaaatctcttgaatgaatgattcaatgactcgctcataaagacttcatttgtatcattactggatgaatctgtgtttttgaacaaatctcttgagtgaatgattcaatgactcgctcataaagacttcatttgtatcattactggatgaatctgtgtttttgaacaaatctcttgagtgaatgattcaatgactcgaTCAAAGACTTCACtcgtttcattactgaatgaatcagtgtttttgaacaaatctcttgagtgaatgattcaatgactcgctcataaacactttacttgtttcattactgaatgaatcagtgtttttgaacaaatctcttgagtgaatgattcaatgactcactcaaagacttcacttgcttcattactgaatgaatcagcgtttttgaacaaatctcttgagtgaatgattcaatgactcactcataaagacttcacttgtttcattactggatgaatcagcgtttttgaacaaatctcttgaatgaatgattcaatgactcactcataaacaccacttgtttcattactgaatgaatcagtgtttttgaacaaatctcttgaatgaatgattcaatgactcactcataaacacttgtttcattactgaatgaatcagtgtttttgaacaaatctcttgagtgaatgattcaatgacaaatacattttttaacagtcacttgtcgccacctactggtgtaacaatgtaattgatacaatctttattcgaagcatcaagttactttcagaaggtgatttactctattttaaACTCtaccgtagacatcagtgtttatatctgaactataaacttttatctcagtacttctgtgatcatCTGAATTACTGTAACGCAGAACTAATGATACTGTGTGATtgaaagactgtttgtgaagctgtttcatgaCAGAGGCTCTCTCTGGATCAGAACACAGATCTGAATGATCGCTGTGACATGTTAAAGCTTTAATAGACAGAGAGCTGAATCgctgtcatttaggaataagatcacATGGATGATCGGTCTttttacgattaatcgtgcagctccaTTACTTAATATGAATAAAGCTTAACTCTTGGCACTcaaataaaaatgatcaaagTAAAGCATTGATTGCATTATGGGATGGTTTTCCATGTTGTTTCTGAACCGGTCTTATGTTCTCCGCAGGTTTCATCGGCCATAGTGACACACTTCAGTCAATCAGTGAACTCTCTCTTTTGGAGCCGTTAATACTTTAATGGGACACTGAACAGACTGCTGCACATTTCGATCAGGAATCACATGGAGGAACGACCCGCCGCTCGGAGCAACAGATCCTGAGCGGATCCTCCGGGACTCTCGCCACATGTCCACCGTTCAGATGGATTTTGAGTCCCGTCGATGTGCCGGTGGATACGAACCAGCTGATGTGCGGatatttgtgtatattttgACAAGATATTACGTGCTCTTGAATTACGCCAtgaatttttctcttttttttcttctttctttttccagGCGATGGTTTTTAATGCAGCAGATAATGTAGTTGATTTTCTACTTGTAACTGAGAAATTATTCCACAGTCCTTTtaggttataaaaacatttaaaacacaaggGAAATGACTTTTCTAATGCATTATCACACACAAAATATAACCGTCTTTTAGTCCAcacttttcattttaaacatttttgcatCTGTCAGATGCTTTTattatcagttcatgcatttcctgggaatcaaacccattaCTAACGCTGTTAATGCTACAGAAATTCACAAAAAACATCTTTatagaggacctattatgccccttttacgGAGTCTTGTTTTCAGGCTCtgaatgttcattattattcccatattctccattgttgcagctcctctcttcccagtctgtcagtaacgcacTGTTTAGTTCCTAtctctatgaagccccgccttctgaaaagcacaatgtgctctgattggtcggctggagcagtgtgttgtgattggtgtttgggaagtgtcccgccccttaccataaccgacagtttcaacacactactaactaactcaaccaggccccgcccctttattatgcgcattaattatttaaataaggaaTATTGTGACGCGTTTGTCTCAAGGCTACacttttcatgctcaaacatcaacattaaacactaaagaCAGTTGAACATGGACAtaagcataataggtcctctttaaccAATAGCAAAAAAGCAAACTTTTGTCACGCCCACACTACTGACCAATCACAGCGGAGGCGATCTCGACAGGCTCACGCTGCGGTTGAGCAACAGGACAGAGCAATAATGTGACTGTCAGACTGTATATTCATGCTCTTTCTCAAAATGCGCTCAAAGGTGCTCGGCGGTCATGTGATTGAGTGTAGAGCGCGCCCTTTAAACTCCGCCCACTTTACAGGGCGTCGTGTTGCCAAAATAAAAACCAAAACATTCAAGAAACTTAAAATAATcagtgttacattttttttttttttttagtattttagtcACAGTGTTCACAAAAACTGtaacagtaacactttacaataaggtttcattagttaattagtgttatacatttttaaaattaaaagttgtatttgtaaACGGTCAATGcattgtgaactaacatgaacaaaagtatttttattaactatgacttgaaagattaataaatatattgctCACAAAatatgagaccttattgtaaatgtTACTATTGTACCATTTTtatgttaatatattatttataaatatttttaactgaCTTTGATACTGAACACATTGACAGGGCATTGGgcattaaatgaaaaaaatcaaccaaaaaaaaaataatacatatatttCTGTCTTTATTCACACTCATTTATTCCGAAACCTCCGTTATTTTGTTCTGTGGATCATATAAAGGGAATTTCTGACAATTTTAAGCACTTTTCCATGAAAAAAGATCAAACAGGCTTGGAATAATCGGCTCATTTTGTGGACGATCTGCTTCTTTGAGTGATCACACGCCCTCTGGTGTCGCAGAAGTCTTCATGTTCTGAATGAAGGATGTGTTTTCTGTTTACAGTCTGTTAGTGTTTCTCTCTTCCGCTGCTGCTATTAGCTCAGAGACCGCAGGAAGAGAGCGGACGGGCATGTCGTGTAACGTACTGTCACTCCTGAATGATGTATGCAGATTCTGATGTAAAGGAACCTAATAAATGACAAACTACACACACATCTGTGAGCTTGAGTTCCTGTCACGCGCATCTTTGAGTCTGTCACAGTCTCGCCCTCTCACACAGAGTGCATGGGCGTCCCGCAGTGTTTGTGCCACAGATCGATGGCTTTAGTGACGATGGCGTCTGTGTTTTCCTGTGGCATCTGTAGAAAGAGGGTGAGATCCTTACAGATGTGCAGAAGAGCTTTAGCTCGTTTATGTAGGTGCAGATGAACATCAGAGAAAAGGTCAATTACAGAAAAAAGATTCTGGGTTCAATATAAGTTCTGTCAACATCATTTGTGGTATGATAAtataattatgaaaataaaataatttcttgttactcaattaaaaaaaaaaaaaaaagtataatataatagtagtaaaaaaaattataaaatagttACCTGTATTAGACATGCAGTGCATATACTTATAtagttaattttagttttagtaaatttgttttgtcatgtttacaatattttattttaaaaactgaatattctaaaaaaaaaaaaaaacttttttatttcagtattttttgttaattttagttaaaagttttagcaatttttttgtgtttggtcatgtttagaatattttaaaatacttaaatactgTAGAACATCATAGAAAAtctaaaaaattatacttttaagtacttttttttgttaattttagtttaggttttagtaattttgttgtgttattGTCAtgtttagaatattttaaatagtcaaaaaaattagaaaatctAAAACGTTAAAcgtttttattttagtgtttttgttccttttagtaattttgtgtttttgtcatgtttagaatattttaaaatatttaaatattctaaaaagttagaaaatctaaaaaaaatgatacatttttatttcagtattttgtTATCGtcatgtttaaaatataaaaaaaccctgaatattctaaaaatatataaaatctaaaaaagtaaatttttattacagtattttttgttttagttgaaaGTTTTAGcaaatttgttgtttttgtcacgtttagaaatataaaaaaaatgaatattaaaaaaaattgattttttattttattcctgtatttttaaattttagttaaaaaaaatgtaattttcttttttttgtcatatttagaatattttaaaatgtttaattttttttttttcaaaaatcgaaaaaaaaaatatttcagtatttttttgttaattttagttttagtaattatcTTAATCTTAATTTAGttgtatttttgtcatgtttagaATACTTTAAATAGTCTaaataattagaaaaaaaatatgtatttcagtatttttgttaattttagtaattCTGTGTGTTTTGTCAAGtttagaatattttttaaaaaattaaatattctaaaaaacagaaaatctaaataaaaatagaacaaaatttttttttaaagttattttagaTGAGTAATGTTGCTGTAGCtcaaatttttttaataattcaattCAGCTAACTggaagtttatttttatttcaagtaacacgtttcagttttagttaactataataactgtgCAGTCTATGGAGAACTGGAGGATTTAAAAGaagaaataatttaaaaaaatgatgctCTGTGAATTAACACATATTGAACCcagaacatttctttaaaataatccACTTTTGCACAAAATAAGTAACTGAGTAAATTATGTCATTGTGCTCACATGAGACAGGAAGTTGTAAACTGCTTCCGGGTGACTCATTCCCATCAGCATGATCTTATAGCTGAGCAGAATCTCCACGGCAACAAACACCAGAATCTTACAGGAGCCGCTGATCACTTTATCCCACACCCTGCCGGCCAATCACACAACAGCACAGTCAatccatcagccaatcacaacaAACCAAAAACTGTGTTCTGAATACTGTAGAAtatctgaagcagcacaactgttttcaacattgataataatcatcaaatcatcatattagaatgatttctgaaggatcatgtgacactgaagactggagtaatgatgctgaaaattcagctttgatcacaggaataaattacactttactatatattcacatagaaaacagctgatttaaatagtaaaaatatttcacaattttactgtatttttgatcaaataaatgctgctttggtgagcagaagagtcTTGGATGCTCTTCTCTGAATTAAACATGCAACATaatgaggtcatgtgacagtatTTCACCCTGACAGGAGTAAgtgatgtgtgtgtggtttGACCTCTGCAGGCTGGACTCTGGTAAACATCCCGCAAAACAGCGTCTGAACCAGAGACGGTACGGCAGCGAGTCCAGAGCGCCACACGCCTTCAGATGAGTCAGAAGAACGCCATCCTCCTGAGACAGGAAGTGCTCCAAACTCTTCGGCTGCGGGAGAGACAAGCTGAATTTATGACATCTGAATAAAAGAGCTGCTGCAGCAGACTGAGGGACTTCATATGTAAATagttaaatagtaaatcgtgtgcaggttttaacaaatcgagggaacgaaatagtaaatcatgcgcacgttttagcaaatcgagggaacgaaatagtaaatcatgcgcacgttttagtaaatcgagggaacgaaatagtgaatcgtgcgcacgttttagtaaatcgagggaacgaaatagtgaatcgtgtgcacgttttagcaaatcgagggaacgaaatagtaaatcatgcgcacgttttagcaaatcgagggaacgaaatagtgaatcgtgtgcacgttttagcaaatcgagggaacgaaatagtaaatcatgcgcacgttttagcaaatcgagggaacgaaatagtgaatcgtgtgcacgttttagcaaatcgagggaaggaaatagtaaatcatgcgcacgttttagcaaatcgagggaacgaaatagtgaatcgtgtgcacgttttagcaaatcgagggaacgaaatagtaaatcatgcgcacgttttagcaaatcgagggaacgaaatagtgaatcgtgtgcacgttttagcaaatcgagggaacgaaatagtaaatcatgcgcacgttttagcaaatcgagggaacgaaatagtgaatcgtgtgcacgttttagcaaatcgagggaacgaaatagtaaatcatgcgcacgttttagcaaatcgagggaacgaaatagtgaatcatgcgcacgttttagcaaatcgagggaacgaaatagtaaatcatgcgcacgttttagcaaatcgagggaacgaaatagtaaatcatgcgcacgttttagcaaatcgagggaacgaaatagtaaatcatgcgcacgttttagcaaatcgagggaacgaaatagtaaatcatgcgcacgttttagcaaatcgagggaacgaaatagtgaatcatgcgcacgttttagcaaatcgagggaacgaaatagtaaatcatgcgcacgttttagcaaatcgagggaacgaaatagtgaatcgtgtgcacgttttagcaaatcgagggaacgaaatagtaaatcatgcgcacgttttagcaaatcgagggaacgaaatagtaaatcatgcgcacgttttagcaaatcgagggaacgaaatagtaaatcatgcgcacgttttagcaaatcgagggaacgaaatagtaaatcatgcgcacgttttagcaaatcgagggaacgaaatagtgaatcgtgcgcacgttttagcaaatcgagggaacgaaattgtaaattgtgcgcacgttttagcaaatcgagggaacgaaatagtaaatcatgcgcacgttttagcaaatcgagggaacgaaatagtaaatcatgcgcacgttttagcaaatcgagggaacgaaatagtaaatcgtgcgcacgttttagcaaatcgagggaacgaaatagtgaatcgtgcgcacgttttagtaaatcgagggaacgaaattgtaaattgtgcgcacgttttagcaaatcgagggaacgaaatagtaaatcatgcgcacgttttagcaaatcgagggaacgaaatagtgaatcgtgcgcacgttttagtaaatcgagggaacgaaatagtaaatcatgcgcacgttttagtaaatcgagggaacgaaatagtgaatcgtgcgcacgttttagtaaatcgagggaacgaaatagtaaatcatgcgcacgttttagcaaatcgagggaacgaaatagtaaatcatgcgcacgttttagcaaatcgagggaacgaaatagtaaatcgttcgcacgttttagcaaattgagggaacaaattagtaaatcttgcgcacgtttttagcaaatcgagggaacgaaatagtaaatcgtgcgaacgttttaacaaatcgagggaacgaaatagtgaaTTGTGCGAACgttttaacaaatcgagggaacaaaatagtaaatagtgcgcacgttttagcaaatcgagggaacgaaatagtaaatcgtgcgcacgttttaacaaatcgagggaacgaaatagtaaatcgtgcgcacgttttagcaaatcgagggaacgaaatagtaaatcatgcgcacgttttagcaaatcgagggaacgaaatagtaaatcatgcgcacgttttagcaaatcgagggaacgaaatagtaaatcatgcgcacgttttagcaaatcgagggaacgaaatagtaaatcatgcgcacgttttagcaaatcgagggaacgaaatagtaaatcatgcgcacgttttagcaaatcgagggaacgaaatagtaaatcatgcgcacgttttaacaaatcgagggaacgaaatagtaaatcatgtgcacgttttagcaaatcgagggaacgaaatagtaaatcatgcgcacgttttagcaaatcgagggaacgaaatagtaaatcatgcgcacgttttagcaaatcgagggaacgaaatagtaaatcatgcgcacgttttagcaaatcgagggaacgaaatagtaaatcatgcgcacgttttagcaaatcgagggaacgaaatagtaaatcatgcgcacgttttagtaaatcgagggaacgaaatagtaaatcatgcgcacgttttagcaaatcgagggaacgaaatagtaaatcatgcgcacgttttagcaaatcgagggaacgaaatagtaaatcatgcgcacgttttagcaaatcgagggaacgaaatagtaaatcatgtgcacgttttagcaaatcgagggaacgaaatagtaaatcatgcgcacgttttagcaaatcgagggaacgaaatagtaaatcgtacacacattttagcaaatcgagggaacgaaatagtaaatcatgagcacttttttagcaaatcgagggagcgaaatagtaaatcatgagcacgtttttagcaaatcgagggaacgaaatagtaaatcatgagcacgtttttagcaaatcgagggaacgaaatagtgaaTCGTGCAAActttttagcaaatcgagggaacgaaatagtaaattgtgtacAGGCCTCcgtaaaaaattaataattgtagTTATTTAttagcataaataaataaatatatatgtgatATACGTtaggtgaactgttcctttaacagGTCAACATGTACCAGGTGAGGAATGGAGTCTCCAAACTTGTGCTGGAACTGGTTAACGAAACATCTGACCAGCCAATAGCAGTCCACCGGGTCATCCACGATCTCCTCCATTGCCCGGGCAATAGCCAGAAAGATCATATCCTCATCATCCTGGAGGAAAACCATCACAAACCTGAGACATGAGAACACAGTGGATTACCCACAATCCCACAGAAGCATTCTCACTGGCGGTCTGAGCTCGCTCCTGCGGGGAAGCTGCTGGTTCTCCAGCTGGTACATGCGGAGGTAAAGCTCCGTCGGCGGAGTGGACGCATGGACGAACCGCATGGCCGTCAGAGCGTCACTGATGTCCTCAAACTGCTGGATACGACACCGAGACACCAGGGCGTGAGAATCGCTGTGGGGCGGCAGGATACCTGCGGAGACATCAGGACACAACCGTCATTGAGCATGGCGGCCCAGAGACAGCATGAGGAGACGTCTGCGAATGAAAGTTCATGTTCTCACCCAGTAAGACCTTCCACACGTGTATCCGGTACATGGAGGGCAGTGGGAACCTCTGACTGAACGTGCTCAGCTTCTCCACATCTGAAAACATCACAGATCATCTTTGATTTCAGACAACAGCCATTTATTCTCtcaagagagagaaa
This genomic window from Chanodichthys erythropterus isolate Z2021 chromosome 4, ASM2448905v1, whole genome shotgun sequence contains:
- the tbc1d7 gene encoding TBC1 domain family member 7 translates to MADDPQRNFRSAYYEKVGFRGVEEKKSLEIVLKDNPLDVEKLSTFSQRFPLPSMYRIHVWKVLLGILPPHSDSHALVSRCRIQQFEDISDALTAMRFVHASTPPTELYLRMYQLENQQLPRRSELRPPDDEDMIFLAIARAMEEIVDDPVDCYWLVRCFVNQFQHKFGDSIPHLPKSLEHFLSQEDGVLLTHLKACGALDSLPYRLWFRRCFAGCLPESSLQRVWDKVISGSCKILVFVAVEILLSYKIMLMGMSHPEAVYNFLSHMPQENTDAIVTKAIDLWHKHCGTPMHSV